The Branchiostoma lanceolatum isolate klBraLanc5 chromosome 3, klBraLanc5.hap2, whole genome shotgun sequence DNA segment CATTTAGCTAAAACAAAGAGAATGTCGCAAAGATTGTCAATAGATAAAAGCTATATGTATCGTCAGGAATTGATCAACGTTAGTAAAATATTTCGTAAATCCATTCTATTCATAAGTGATCCCAGCTGCGCTTGtaattaaaaacaacaacaaagaacacTTGTGTGTCACAGACTAACCTGTCTGCCCCAAGATACAACCAAGTAAGAACCTCGTGATGAAGATAATGCGGATGATATATCCAACGTCTCCGCCCATCGCACCCATCTCGCCTGTGTGTCGGAGAGTTCTGATAGAATAGGCGCGGCGAAGTTTTGTACTCTACGTTTGGGGTTCAGTCGTTTCACACGTTTCTCACGTTTCTCCGTATGCTGCAGGTAAGCAGTTGTTGCGTTGGTGACTAATGTGTAATGTCAATAAATGAGCCTCGGCAATTTGATGAAGAAAGGGGTTATAGAGAACAAAAGGAACTTGTTTGCCGTGCAAAATTAAAATGTTTTCCCTTATAATCCCACTATTACCGGAGTACCAATGAACCTAATGTAATCCAAATGCAATTGATCATTTCTGGCACTTGGTCATGTAGACCCCGCGGGGTTGGGTGGGTGTTGGCTGAAaaactgtctgtttgtttcctcCCATATACAAAGTGTGTACGATATATCTATCATTATTCAAGCAATCTTAGACAAATTCACAAGTAATTAGTTACGCAAGCAATCAGCGTTAAGCATGTAATTTCCCATGTGTCGTTAAGATATAACAAATGTATGGTGTGTCAACAGTACTTCTCGTTCACTTACAGAATCAGAATGGCAGGCTATGCCATGTGGAGTGAACCGTCGCTTACACATGTGGGctcctgtgccatgctgtaaaggcactgtcacacttgtgcgtatgttcaAATGCGTATGAGGTGCGCATGAACATCTTTTGgtttatgttaagtttgaagggaagaagttgttttctaatgacccaccgttgtgcagcctagttatcgaaccaaagaaattacttcttcggctgcaagcttaacctaaaccaaaaacttgtgaatacacaactcatgcggacatgatatatgcacaagtgtgacagggcccttagacAATAATGCGCGCGGACATATACAAAACCGATACACTAGCTGTAAACGGTGTTTTGTGCATTTCTCGTTTTCACAGGGGTTACATTGTGGGTACCGGCTGTAGAAATCTATGGAAAGTAATCCAGTTGAAAGGTAGTTAAACACGTGTTGTATAATCCAGCCACAAGTACACatcatacagtcaaaactgcccaagaagaccagtcCGGTGACCGACTCAGAATTTGACCATCCAATGACTGCACGGTATactgtgtaacgttacaactgTAAAAGAAACTGAACCCGAGTATATCAAGTCACCAGTAACAAGAAATCACCTATGTTGCGTTCATAAAAGCCCTGCCAACTACATGCTAGGTATTTCAGACATTATAACTGAAACGAGGTGCAATTTAAATAGTATTTCTAGGTTCAGGCAGTGAACATGCCAACAGCAGACAGAGATGCCACGAGGAAGTAGATCCAGTTGGGCTCCAGGACCTCAACCGTGTTGGACTCGGACACCTGGTTGTCGAACCGTTTGTCGTCTCCGTTCAGCAGCTGGCTGTTACAGAGGTTCTCCTTGCAGCACAGCCGACAGACCTGCAGGGAGTCACCGATTAGGGCACCAGAATACTTACACTGACATGCTTGTGTCTGACCTGGCGAGGGAGGTGGTGTTGGATACGGGGCATATCTAATATGGCGCTTGAGGCCCGAGGGCCGGTATGGTGTAGtgataaaaaaacttgaatTAGACCGAAAGACAGAAATCATTACCCAGGAAACAACCGATGTAACCGATCATGAATACCCCTGGATAGAGCTGGTTGTTTTGTGCACGGTTTTATATAATATCACGTCGGACTAATCTATGGGGCTCTTGTCGGATCCGTTCCTCATAGCCTGGTTTACGACTGAGTTCCAATGTGTATTTTGTGTTACTTTGATATGTCGCTGGAAGCCATGGAAACATTTACCTGCAGCCAGCCGTCCATGCAGTCCTCCTGTTTCCAATGATCCGGACAGAGCGAGCCGCACCCCCTGCGGTACACGATCCTCTCCTTCTCCTTCCCAGGACCCAGGATGCGCTCAACCTATCAGAGAGGTCATTTCATAATTATCTACCGTATATTTCAACTTGGACACAAAGTTGAGATGTGCATGGTATGAACAAGTGCTGTAGGCATTCCTTCCATAAAAGCGCTACTTGATTAAAGCAGACTGAATACCCTGCAGCAGTAATGATAACAATTATATAGCCAGTTTTGGTGATGCTGTAAACTTCATTACAATATATCAGTACTTCTAATGTCATTACCCAGCAATCCTGATCGTCCAGACATTCGGTGACTGGTAGAGGGGAATCCACTGGGCTGGTGCAGGCTCCGTCATCATGGCACGAGTAGCACAGGTGTCTGGGGTAGGTGTCTACACAGACAAGAGCAGCAACATGTACTAGTATCGAACAAATTGTGTTACTGCTCAAGTTTACATGCTGAAAAGTCAATCAACAAGACAGGACATTTGTCCTTACTTGATTTCAAGACAGCTGACGGAAATGTTCTGTCATTGTCTGATCCGATATGATTGATATCACGTAACCTTAACAAACTGCTTACGAAGAGTTTGAAAAGATATGGCATCCACCACAATGTTTTTGGTATATACACTGTATAAGTTTATATCTAATGTCAATTATTGACATATGATTAACCAAGTAACTGCGCAAACCGAGCTTACCAAGTGACGGCGTTGTGAACATGGTACTACCCCCCAGTGTACCATTCCAAGCCCCGGTACCCGCCTTGTCTTTCCAAGTCTGTGGTGTTTGAGTTGAAGCATTTGGAATGCGCACTATTGGGGTGTGAATCAAGCCATGTTGTGTTGAAGCAGCACCCAGTATGGTCTTCTGATTGATAGAACCATCCTGGAAGGTGGTGTGTGAGTATGTATACCACTTCCCATGTGTGGTCATCTCACTCGTACTCTTAGGCCTTCTGTCAATGTCAGTAGTCACTGCACACAAGAGATACATTGGTCACTTTGGAAGACAGGACTATTCCTCAATACTAACATTTATGTAAAAGCCATGTTTTTTTGCATAAAGTTTCTGTTCTAACTTAGTAAGAGCCCATATAACTTTACCTACCCTAAGAAGGGTGACCTACATCAACACTAAAAAGGGCGTGACGAGCGGTAACTAGACAAAAGCTGGGCGCCTTTTGCGTCGATTGAGCAATAGTTTCAACCACTTTGAAGGCCACAGAACAACTCACACATCGGAAGCGAAGTAGTAGTCCCTGGGCACGTGGAGCTACTCTCGTCTTCTCCATGTTGGCAGTCGTCCTCCCCATCGCACACCTTTTCTGGTGTGAGGCAGTCTCCTCCCGGGCACGGGAAGTAGTTCTCTTGGCAGTTTGTTTCCCAGCTTAGAGCAAAGCCCTTCCCCGGACTGACCATTGGGGGTTGGAAGTCGATCTTTAGCATTTCTTTGGCAGTGACAATGACGTCTGGAGGTGTCTGGCTGCCACAGAATGTGAAAGAACCATTTGGTACAGGTCCACCGGGGCTCAACTCGATAACCTGTCGCGGATCGTAAGAGAGGCGTGGTGGTAAGAAATCTTGATCAACAAATTTGGAAATTGTGCAAAACTGAAAAGCCGAAAAGCTTCACTCATTCAGCAGAATCAGCTTTGTTTGCtatcatttgttttatttttctagatTGATTTTGTTAGTGGCTTTAGTTGGttacttttttatttgtttttagtGTGTATACATACGTTGACAGCAGTGGGACAAGGCACGTCAAACTGTCCCATGAAGCTGACCCGCAGCCGCTTGCCCTGGGTTGCCACGATGTGCCAGGTACAACTCAAGCCCGGAGGGAAAAACACAGGGTAGTTCAAAGTGGTGATGTTACCGGGGCCATCTGTTTGGATCTGTCCACCACAGGCTGGTTATCGAAAAACAGATGATAGGCGTTAATGGTAATGAGTGAGCGTTAATCAGCAAGACGTGAGTGCAAAATGCCCCTTCTATTTTCTAAGCTTTTCGACGAacttttttattaattttcatttcaCCTAGGAATTCgaatttgcatttcaatatCATGAAATATCAAAGAGGCTTGATCAAATCGCTTGTCCAGTGTTACCGTGCAAATGCCAAGTTCTCATCACAAGACATTTTTGAACCAGTTTCCAGCATCATCATCAGGAGAATTGCAGGACTATCAGTGTATTTACTATGTGAAATAATGAGCCCAAGACTTTACTCACGTTGACTATGATTACAGTTCAGCTCGTCGGTCCAGTCCTGACAGTCCTGGTGCATGTTGCACCGGTCCGCTGTCCTCACACAAGTGCTACCCTCGTCACACAGCAGCAGGTGCGGCTGGGCATATGAAACAACATTGAAGGCACATTGCGCGTGCTCTGATTTACAAATTCATACTTCAAAACGTTAATGGTGGGGATTCTTGAACAGGCGTGGAATAGGAGTGGCTGTTATTTCAGTAAACACCAGAAATCTAAGATCGAtatctcatacctccgtaaaATATCTAGAGATTTTGTGTATGTCTTGATGCCATAGCTCTAGCCAACACAGATGTTAGTGATCCTCCCTTCCCTTCTTCCCCTCAATCCCCCACAAGGGGGAGACTGCTCATTGACAATAtcacactactttcaggaagtAGTGTCTTCATATAATGcggcagtacctgaaaatacagATAAGGGGCCCAGAATCGCCATGTTTCTCGGGGTCCTCTGCCCACACATCAAATccatccatcaaaaggatcctGAATTATACTTATAGGCGCGAATGCACAGACACAACCACAGACCGTATTTCAGTCGGAGGTGAACCTCTTTCCCGtaggtaaaaacaacaacaggttaCCGAACAGGTTCGCCATCTGATCCTGAACCCAGGCTTGGTGACGGCTTGGTCTGAATAAAACTCCACAAATGCCTCGTTCCCGCTGAGGTTGATTGGCTGTGGGGTGGACTCCCCGCACAGATTCTTCAGtatcggagagtttttgtccggTCCACCATAGATCTAATACAAAATTGTGACCCGGTTCACTTACAGCAACGGCAATATGCAGTAACATAGATATGTATTTTGATCATGAAATTGAAGTAGACTCTCTCACAGAAAAAGAAATAGTATCACCGTATTTTGCCCAAGACAGATGGAAAAGTATGAGACGGAAATCACACAAATTTTAGTAAAATCATCAAAGGTATATGGCAGATTACATGCTGAGCTTACACCATGAACAAAACGTACACCATAATGAACATAGTATGTATGACGTAACTAGAAAACATGTACGTAATGCCAACATGTACGTAATGCCTTCCTGCCAACATGCATGTAGAGTTGACAAATGTTACATCTCTGTAGCACCTATACCTCTGATAGATGACTCCGCATACAAACCTTGAGTGAATCGTAGGCACACCCGCTAAAGTCTTCTAAGCTGAAGAGTTCATCGAAGACCAGCCAGAGTTGCCTCCCTGGAACTGTAGAGAGGCGCCAGCTGTAGAGAGAACACAAAAGACATGATGAATGTATCATCATCCACTCTACATAATTTAGAGCGACAAATTAGCACACTTTCTTTAGACAATTCACACACATTCCTTTCCTCCAACCTCTGACCAAAACGAAGTCTAACGTTGTTTGAAAGTCATCAAACATACTGTTGGGTCAATGCGCTGTCATGTACGACCATGTGGAAAGTATAGATAAAATTCAGAATAACCGTCTTCTGTTGACGGCATACTTTGACAGCCTGAGTTGTTTGAATGAGCACCGTGAAAGAAAAACTACTGGCAAAAACAGCTAAATGACCTACGCGCCGAATGTACATCACATATCAAAATACGAGCGTGACCGGACATAAAGACCTATAGATAAAGAGTTATAATAGAACTATAGATACTAAATATAAGATAAAGAAACTAGTTATATATCATATCAAGGAGGTCAAATAGCAATTAGGGTTAAATAATTCTGTCGAACCTTCTTGGCCACATACATTAATTCTCTATTTAACCCCGGTGATCATATATATGTGGAGCTCTGATCGGCCGGGCAGAGGAAGCTGACAACAGGCTGATTTTCCTAGCCTGGAACCCTGTCTTCACCGCTTCCAACGATCGCTACCTGTGAATGTAGAATTCCAGGCTAGATTTGCAAGGAGCATTTGCTGTCACCGAGGATGGCCTGAAGAAAATATCGTACTGAATCTTCAAGCAGCTGCTTATAATTCCTTCTCGCTACATGTAAAATACCAAACCTACCTGCATGTTGTCCTCGGGGGGTAGTTATTGGGGTAGTTGGGGCTGGATAAGCTCCCGGCGTAGCCTGTCATAACCAAGGGACGGGTGACGCCGCATGGATCTGTCGGTCATCAAACCAAACAacaccatcaatcaatcaatcaatcaatcaatcaatcaatcaatcaatcaatcaatcaatcgatcaatcaattcaatctctgtctaagctacacGCATATCGAATATCATGTAAATTCGTCGTCCCTTTGGTCagttagacccccattccacttggacggcgctctcaccgcgctctcgcggcgacctaaaatggtccagagcgccgtgagagcgccgaactcctggaaaacgtgctcaagtggaatctctaccgcgacccttgcgcgctctcagcgcgaccaaaatgtcaaatgtcagcaactttttaaagatttcacagatcactcaacgaattgcagagataaagaacgaatatttgttacgttttttgtgctttgttgtcttctcggtcatacctttacctcttgtatcatatttgaatgataaaatcaaggggaaaacagattcaattttagtcgctgcacggtcgctcagtgtgtgtcttaagtaatatatgtatgttaaacttgttttttctgtgttgtctgtcatgtagactgtttgcaataaatatattttatcattctacgttataatagaaacgtaaatcacagaattttgaaacacattttgaatcactgacaataaaacttggagggaatttgatttgaatggaagcaagtacttgtagttttatcgtcaatttgtattacccacaagcaaaagtatgatttgaccacaaaattcccggaaattcaagatacaccacttcaagagtAAGATtcgtttgaactacagttaagaccattcaatcctcatagagcgctcgctgcgatccttgagcgctcgctgcggccctttgatcccaccttgggcgctctcacggtgCTCACCgtgctctcacggcgctctcacggcgctcaccgcgctctctcggcgctatttcggcgctctctcggcgctcgttttttgatcgccatcctcggcgctctcacggcgaaggtttgaacatgttcaaaaccatcgccgaggtgacggcgcgcatggcgctctcgccgcgctgtcggcgctctcgccgcgctgtcggcgctctcaatagcgctctcgccgcgctgtcggcgctctcacggcgatctggccaaaatgaggtcgccgtgagagcgcagtgagagcgccgtccaagtggaatgggggtattacttGGTCTGCTAGGAGAGCAAAATTTCCCTTACGTCAACgcctatctgccaccaaaaatatcaaaaccacagcatgtccaggaccaaaaATACAATAAGCGGAAGTcctgcttcagtaccaaggtcagacaccaggaggcccaaaatcggcATTGACCATCTGGTTCACAACATTTACACACGTACCAAATGTCATCGCAATCCATTCAAAGGTTATTAACATATTCCGCCGGACActcgcacactcacacacacacacacacacacacacacacacacacacacacacacacacacacacacacacacacacacacacacacacacacacacacacacacacacacacacacacacaaacagagtaaaaaccacacctccatttttcattgatgTAAAAACGTCTTCTACCGAGTCTAGTGGCCGTGCATGTTGAAACGTCACAACTGAAGCTTCAAGTTACCTCAAAATATCTTAATTTTCTAGACCTAGACTTTGGAATCACTGCTTTCTATTTTCTTTAGTTCTGCAGTAATATAATCTGCAATTATCCTCGCGAGAATATTGAGATCAATACAATTTACCCCATTTCCTTTGGCTATTGTGTGGTTACGACTTGGGAGGCAATTTTTGTGTTTAATCTTTCAAGGAATTACTTGGCAACGGATAACAAAGTTGACATAAAAGGCACTACACCAAAACGCTCAAAGCCGAGCATTAATGTAGTTAGGTGTCGGACTCATAAAATTCCTTCATACACCAAATACAATAACCTGTACCTCCTTAGCAACGGCTTTTCTGGTTGAAAATCTATATTCATGTTCTTCGTTACACACAGATCTTTTGTTACTGATAGAGTTAACAGATATTTGGGCTGTTTACTTTTTTTGCAGCCCACCAAGCCAGGGATGTTACACGTAGGTAAGGTACCTAGAATATTTCCTTGGTTTGGGAGAGTAAGCCATACATTTTCAAAGGCAATCTTTAATGAAAAATAGGATTTTAACGACTCATGATATAGCTTTCTATAGCTAACGTTATACAGAAGCAGAATTTTGAAGACACAGTGTAGATGCATATCTTTGCGGTCCTAGTGGCATATGCTTTCCCAGCCTGTAGATTTTTGATGAAGAAACGTTGATGTTAATGTTTCCCTCTCCTCTTGAAGCAAGTGCCAAAATGAGTGGTTAGGCAAACATTGAAATGCCTCCAAATTCATTGTGCACATATATTTTCAGTTATAGTACTAAACAGCTGTATGTAATGCAAGCAATACCGAATCTTCGCGTATATATATGTCTTATGACCAACTCTTTATGAATACAGGATGGCATCTACTATCAATTGATGTACAAACCATACACAACTTTTAGCTTTTAACTTTTGTCCTGATTTAGTACAGAAACTTATAGAAAGAAAATGCTtacattttcgtgtcaaaaaacataatgaggcaattttatcATAACATCACCATAAACATCTAGATATCATGTACTGGTATACAAAGTGTCTGTCTTAATGTTTGCCTTCTCAAGTCTTTGACATAGATAACTTCTAGTACCTATCATAAAATAAAACAGGATACATAGATTGTgtgaccaaaaaaaattatgaatgacatgaatttgcaaaattaGTGACAATGTGTCAGCGTATGTCAAGTCTTGTATGGGATTGTAAAAGTCACTTGCCTGTCTGTAAAGGAGAAAAACTTCAGTGTTCAAAGCTTCAAGCTTCAAGTTAAGGGCGGTCACAGAAGTCgtgcgatcgtcgtacgatttctAACTTAGGGCGTTATTGGGACAGCCATGCATGTGTCCTGCAAAGTTCAGCTGTCTTGCTACAGAAAAGGCTGTCATCCTTTttggtggttggttctgtcacagcctgcttcaAAATCCTatcatcaaaatcgtacgactaTCGCACAACGTGTGTGACCGCGCCCTTAGTCATACGATCAGACGTTATGTGGGCCGATGTCATCAGCTTCCCGAATCAACTTATATCAAGAGATGTCATGAAATATAACCACATAAAGAAGCGTTTTCGTTTCGTGTAACAGAAACAGCGTGTTATAAACTAACCTGTCTGTCCCGAGATCCATCCCGAGAACCCCAGGAAGACAACAAGTCGGAGGACGAATCGAAACTCCACACTCGGAGCTCCCATCTCGGCTGCCAGGAGAAGACTCTGATGATTTGATGAAATAGGCGACGTTTTGTTCTCATGGGACGAGAGTTTCTCACGCAGACCTAATTTTCGTGGGTTGCAACTCAGGACTTGTTGCGCTGGCTACTAATGTGCAATGTCAATGAATGGCCCTCGGCAACACTGtgaacaaaaacacatattAACCGTGCCAAATTGAACTTTCTTCCCCGGTAATCCAGGTATCCCTTAATACTAGTGAGTTTTATGGAGTACATGACAGCTTATGTTCAAGCTTATCATGAAAGTAAACTGGCGGATGGGCGTTGGCAGACAACGGGTCCTTGCACGAGACGATccatattacatatgatgtcGTCAATCGATTGGCCGTGGGCATAAGTACTTTCTAGGCCCGAGACAGCCTATATAGTTTTGATATACGGACTCCCTATAATCCATATAGCCGCTGCTTCTCAATTTGGTATTACCGTCATCGTTAACCCTAAGGTGACCAGTTTCACGAATGATGGGATAAGTCATAAGTTAGAGCGAGCCACAAGATATTTAGAAGACCTTTGTCAAGCTGGTGGAAGGTCAAGAAATAAGGCGTAACGTACATCAGGCCGATTGTAGCCTCTGTCGTGTGCGGCAAGTACTACTGGGGCACAGGACTGCCACTAGTACGTTAGCGATCTGTCTCAAACTGCAGCTGACTGATGTggctttcttcactttccttCTCGTATGCACGCTCATAGAGTGTTATCTAGAATTGTTATTGTGACTGCTGCACAAGACTATCATGGAACAATTTAAAGCCGCTTCATATGACAGCACTGTATGCGTTCAGTCATGTCAACGTTGACTTTTCGGAAATTATGAAACaactacgacctcatacctttgccaaatgattttaacctttatgcctgacgtattaggagtgtttctcatcaattatatatcataccagttgatcgtcttctccaTCCAAATAAcggaagttgtccaaagtatgagcttaataAAGAATTTGGCTGATGTATtaactttcctaattaatttTGCGAACTGGATACGGATtggcataataagtatctaatcatgtaaatcgtcactcaag contains these protein-coding regions:
- the LOC136430751 gene encoding membrane frizzled-related protein-like isoform X2, encoding MTGYAGSLSSPNYPNNYPPRTTCSWRLSTVPGRQLWLVFDELFSLEDFSGCAYDSLKIYGGPDKNSPILKNLCGESTPQPINLSGNEAFVEFYSDQAVTKPGFRIRWRTCSPHLLLCDEGSTCVRTADRCNMHQDCQDWTDELNCNHSQPCGGQIQTDGPGNITTLNYPVFFPPGLSCTWHIVATQGKRLRVSFMGQFDVPCPTAVNVIELSPGGPVPNGSFTFCGSQTPPDVIVTAKEMLKIDFQPPMVSPGKGFALSWETNCQENYFPCPGGDCLTPEKVCDGEDDCQHGEDESSSTCPGTTTSLPMLTTDIDRRPKSTSEMTTHGKWYTYSHTTFQDGSINQKTILGAASTQHGLIHTPIVRIPNASTQTPQTWKDKAGTGAWNGTLGGSTMFTTPSLDTYPRHLCYSCHDDGACTSPVDSPLPVTECLDDQDCWVERILGPGKEKERIVYRRGCGSLCPDHWKQEDCMDGWLQVCRLCCKENLCNSQLLNGDDKRFDNQVSESNTVEVLEPNWIYFLVASLSAVGMFTA
- the LOC136430751 gene encoding membrane frizzled-related protein-like isoform X4, with the translated sequence MTGYAGSLSSPNYPNNYPPRTTCSWRLSTVPGRQLWLVFDELFSLEDFSGCAYDSLKPHLLLCDEGSTCVRTADRCNMHQDCQDWTDELNCNHSQPCGGQIQTDGPGNITTLNYPVFFPPGLSCTWHIVATQGKRLRVSFMGQFDVPCPTAVNVIELSPGGPVPNGSFTFCGSQTPPDVIVTAKEMLKIDFQPPMVSPGKGFALSWETNCQENYFPCPGGDCLTPEKVCDGEDDCQHGEDESSSTCPGTTTSLPMLTTDIDRRPKSTSEMTTHGKWYTYSHTTFQDGSINQKTILGAASTQHGLIHTPIVRIPNASTQTPQTWKDKAGTGAWNGTLGGSTMFTTPSLVHVAALVCVDTYPRHLCYSCHDDGACTSPVDSPLPVTECLDDQDCWVERILGPGKEKERIVYRRGCGSLCPDHWKQEDCMDGWLQVCRLCCKENLCNSQLLNGDDKRFDNQVSESNTVEVLEPNWIYFLVASLSAVGMFTA
- the LOC136430751 gene encoding membrane frizzled-related protein-like isoform X1, which gives rise to MTGYAGSLSSPNYPNNYPPRTTCSWRLSTVPGRQLWLVFDELFSLEDFSGCAYDSLKIYGGPDKNSPILKNLCGESTPQPINLSGNEAFVEFYSDQAVTKPGFRIRWRTCSPHLLLCDEGSTCVRTADRCNMHQDCQDWTDELNCNHSQPCGGQIQTDGPGNITTLNYPVFFPPGLSCTWHIVATQGKRLRVSFMGQFDVPCPTAVNVIELSPGGPVPNGSFTFCGSQTPPDVIVTAKEMLKIDFQPPMVSPGKGFALSWETNCQENYFPCPGGDCLTPEKVCDGEDDCQHGEDESSSTCPGTTTSLPMLTTDIDRRPKSTSEMTTHGKWYTYSHTTFQDGSINQKTILGAASTQHGLIHTPIVRIPNASTQTPQTWKDKAGTGAWNGTLGGSTMFTTPSLVHVAALVCVDTYPRHLCYSCHDDGACTSPVDSPLPVTECLDDQDCWVERILGPGKEKERIVYRRGCGSLCPDHWKQEDCMDGWLQVCRLCCKENLCNSQLLNGDDKRFDNQVSESNTVEVLEPNWIYFLVASLSAVGMFTA
- the LOC136430751 gene encoding low-density lipoprotein receptor-related protein 12-like isoform X3, translating into MWPRSWRLSTVPGRQLWLVFDELFSLEDFSGCAYDSLKIYGGPDKNSPILKNLCGESTPQPINLSGNEAFVEFYSDQAVTKPGFRIRWRTCSPHLLLCDEGSTCVRTADRCNMHQDCQDWTDELNCNHSQPCGGQIQTDGPGNITTLNYPVFFPPGLSCTWHIVATQGKRLRVSFMGQFDVPCPTAVNVIELSPGGPVPNGSFTFCGSQTPPDVIVTAKEMLKIDFQPPMVSPGKGFALSWETNCQENYFPCPGGDCLTPEKVCDGEDDCQHGEDESSSTCPGTTTSLPMLTTDIDRRPKSTSEMTTHGKWYTYSHTTFQDGSINQKTILGAASTQHGLIHTPIVRIPNASTQTPQTWKDKAGTGAWNGTLGGSTMFTTPSLVHVAALVCVDTYPRHLCYSCHDDGACTSPVDSPLPVTECLDDQDCWVERILGPGKEKERIVYRRGCGSLCPDHWKQEDCMDGWLQVCRLCCKENLCNSQLLNGDDKRFDNQVSESNTVEVLEPNWIYFLVASLSAVGMFTA